The Capsicum annuum cultivar UCD-10X-F1 chromosome 3, UCD10Xv1.1, whole genome shotgun sequence genomic sequence TGTATACTGTAAAAATGATTGTTTTAGCTATCTGACTCTTTTTTTGTAGACTTGCAAATTTCAAAACACTCATTATATCCTTTGGAAACAATATTTCTCTGTTTAAATCTGGAGAGTATCAAATTTCATTTCAGTCTACTAATAATTCTCTTCACCAGTGATGACATAATTATACAGCTAACGCCTTTTACCATACCAACATGGATTATGGTGGAACAAGATCTCGAATTCGAGtcttatgtatgaaaaaaatcatattgAGAGTGTTGTTTCGGAATAGATCTTGCAACACCAAATAGAAAAACACCTTTTACCATAATTTTAACAAgagataattcatttattataacaGAATTTATGAACGTATATTAACATATTCACGTAGTTACCAATACTTACCatcatataattttgaattttagttttgCTTAGCTCGAATTTTATATTTCCTTTTAATTGTCACCGAAGAGAGAGAGGTGGGGAGGATAGGATTAGGATAATTTTATATGGAAACAACTCCCCCTACAACTGCCCGGCCCACTTACAAAAATCGACCTGATTTGACCCGGCCTaataagccctagggctttagagTACCGGGTCAagttttttattgatttgagTCCGGTTAATATGGCCCAAACCAAGACCGTTTAGGGCCCGTCAGTTAATCAGCCCGACACGGtccgattaatttttttttttaaattagatttaattataacttaattttaatatattattaatttactattaagtattattaatttatatatgtgtatatatatcttctatagacgtatatatttaacgtatacatgtgtatatgttttataaattagtatataactatatatatatatatattgtagtatatgttttacttaaagtagtacatatatattgaatggtgcgtatatttgtgtatatatcttctatagacgtgtatatttaaagtatacatgtgtatatgtttaataaattagtatgtaactatatatatatacatatattgtagtatatgttttacttaaagtagtacatatatattgaatgatgcatatatttgtgtatatatcttctatagacgtgtatatttaatttatacatgtgtatatgttttataaattaatatataactatatatattgtagtatgtatatatatattgtagtatatgttttacttaaagtagtacatattgaatggtgcgtatatttgtgtatatatcttctatagatgtgtatatttaatgtatacatgtgtatatgctttataaattagtatataactatatatatattgtagtatatatgtgtatatatcttctatagacctATATATTTAAtgcatacatgtgtatatgttttattaattagtatataactatatatatattgtagtacatacatatattgtagtatatgttttacttaaagtagtacatatatatatatatatatattgtggtatATGATTtacttaaaatagtacatatatatttaatggtgtgtatatttgtgtatatatatcttctatagacgtctagatttaatgtatacatgtgtatatgttgtataaattagtatataagtatatatatatatatatatatatattataatgtatatatattatagtatattttatatttaaagtagtacatatacattgaatggtgcgtatatatgtatatatcttttatagacgtatatatttaacatatacacgtgtatatgttttataaatNNNNNNNNNNNNNNNNNNNNNNNNNNNNNNNNNNNNNNNNNNNNNNNNNNNNNNNNNNNNNNNNNNNNNNNNNNNNNNNNNNNNNNNNNNNNNNNNNNNNtatatatatatatatatattgtagtatatgctttatttaaagttgtacatatataatatattgaatggtgcgtatatatgtgtatatatcttctaaagtagtatatatttaacgtatacatgtgtatatgttttataaattagtatataactatatatataactatataactatataactatatatatatatatattgtagtatatgctttatttaaagtagtacacatATATTGGATgctgcgtatatatgtgtatatatcttctataaacgtatatatttaacgtataaatgtgaatatgttttataaattagtatataactatatatgtatattgtagtgtatatatatatattgtactattgtagtatatgttttatttaaagtagtacgtatagtcgtatatattgaatggtacgtatgtatgtgtaattgtgtatatatttattaaaaaatatacagTGTCTATTGGAGTGTAATTGTAGTGTATACAGTGtgtattgaattttatttttttaaaacaagtttgaccgattttttaacTGGATTTGATCGGGTTTAAATAGGTTTGACCGGGTTGGATTAAGTGAGCCGAACCAAgattatctttaaatttttttttactattgaaCCCGATCACGACCCAGCCCACTTAACTCTAAATCGACTCAGCCCGACCCACCAATCCAGTTAACTATATGGGTCCGTTCCGAGTTGACCCAACCCGACCCGCTTAACACCCTTACCCCACCCCAACCTAACACCCTAGTGTGATCGGTTTTGTTTGGGGATTTGAATTAATAATGCAACAACTCACATGAATAGCTGTCTTCTGTTGGCACAGCCTTAGCACGTGCTggacattaatatcatcatttcGCAATTAAAGCTTGGAAAATTAATTGGTGGTATTCTACTGTAACATTTACATCTACCAACGTCCACACATTTTTTATAAACGTGTAAGATGGATAGTGCTCTTGAATATAAATTTATGGGATATTTTAAAGAGATTAATTTCAACTATcccataaaattattataaagagggTAATATACTAAATACTGATTTTACTCATTACTTATTTCTTatttagattttcatttttacttattatttttgatatatcaagtatggaaattttttttttcttattttatccttcacaTTAATTGTTTATTTTCCAACCTAATTTTAAGATATAATAATAACATCAATTAATTGGGATAccatattaaaataatgatattaacaattattttcttaatgaatgtgtCAAGTTAAAATACGATAAATAAAATCAGAcagagaaaatattatttttcttgtcgaTGTTTTGGAGATCAAGTACTCCCTCaattccaaaataaatgaattattgaactatttttcaatgtacaaaataaatgaattgttcattcttcaagagacatgttaatttttttttttaattttatccttttatttaatGAGATAGTTAAGTACTTCGCATTTTCTAAGAAAgtaatttaagaataattaaaaaagtaataGTGAAAAATAACCTACAATTTATttcctaaaaaattttcttaaaggGTGTATGATATCctaacaattcaattattttagaatGGTGAGAGTATATCATAAGGAGATTTATGTCATTCTatgcttgagaaataaattactACCTATCCTCgagccaaaaaaaaaagttaaaaaggagaaataacAAGAGATTAACGTAGGTATTCTTATAAGTTGCGAATACTCATCAATAAATTTCTATTTCTGtcatttctatttcttttcttttcttttcttttctattatatagaagagatCACTTCTTCGTGGATTTACTTTTTTATCccattatttactatattacaccTTAATTATTtcgtaatttattatattatttttaattaattattataagtcatttatatattagaattaataatatttttttattatattacccctaattaattattataagtcatttatagaaaattaataatatttaattaaaaaaatagatatttataacgtttgtttcagctgctttaacagtgattttactatatcattcctaattaattattataagtcatttatgtattacaaaattaataatattttattcaaaaaataatttacaatattacccctaattgctccgtgatttactacATTAtctccctaattaattattataagtcatttatatattataattaataatatttttttatcatattattcctaattaattattatcagtcatttatatgttagaattaataatatttaattaaaaaatagatatttatgacgtttgtttcaactgctttaaccgtgattttactatatcatccctaattaatcattataagtcatttatgaattaaaaaattaataatatttaattaaaaaaatagatgacatgtctacCTGCATTGGTTTCGACCAgtgcttcatcatttactatattatccctaattgctctgtaatttactatattactcctaattaattattataagtcatttatatattagaattaataattttttattatattacccctaattaattattataagttatttatatattagaattaatatatttaattaaaaactagaaatttatgACGTTTATTTCAGCtgttttaatcgtgattttactatatcatccctaattaattattataagtcatttatatattaaaaatttaataatatttaattaaaatagatgacatgtctgcctatattacccgtaattgctccgtaatttactatattacccctaattaattattataaacatttatataatagaattaataatattttttactatattacccataattaattactataagtcatttagtTTCAACCACTGCTTCATCATctactatattacccttaattgctCCATGACTtatatattactcctaattaatgattataagtcattgatatattagaattaataataattttttattatattacccctaattaattattataagtcatttatatattagaattaatgatatttaattaaaaaatagatatttatgacgtttgtttcaactgctttaaccgtaattttactatatcatccataattaattattataagtcatttatatattaaaaaattaataatatttaattaaaaaaatagatgacatgtctgcctatattatccctaatttctccgtgatttactatattaccccaaattaattattatcagTTTTTTAtatctcatcaatatcaaattttagtgctaaaaaatatttataatattgggTCCGTACTGACTCGGGTCATGCAGCTCTAATTGAAAGACTAGGGTAAGATGGACAGTTGGAAACAGAAAATAGATGGCACGTTACAATAGAAAGAGTACCTTCCTTTTTGCTGCTGAGGATACACAGCTTCTTTTATTTTCACCAGCTCAGATACAAAAGTGCTCTACGTAATTGTGCTGGATCATCGTCCATCACACAGACAAACATTTTGATTTGGAATTCTTTTTCTTCCAGGTGATTTGTGTCACACAGACAATCAAATTGCCAGAAAAGGAAAGTAGAAATGGACTTTATATCACTATTTCTATGCTTATCTTCATGAATCAATCAATCAAAAAAGCAATCAACAAAtggaattaaataaaaatcacaattaaaatatGAAGATTCTTTACATTTTCGAGAATGTATATCAtattctaaaattttaaacttgTCTTCACCATTGTGAAAAAAGGGGGGATAATTTCTCTTTGGGGGTTGGTGGTAGGGGTAGGAGTGGGGGTATCGCAGGTAGGGATGCCAGGTTACACCACGTGAAAGACCGAATTTACAGATCACAATAGCAAGGATGCAAGAACCAAAAATAAGCATACCATTGTGTTATATGCAATTAACACTAAGAATGGTATAGCAACAGGAATAAAGTCCAAACAACGTCTTTGTTGGGTCTTGGGGACACATCTGGAAAAACCCAAACCAGCTGAGTGATAGCATCATATTTTACCTAcctacacttttttttttctggtCATTGTAACTTAAAAAGCATTTATAAATGTTGGAAAGAAACCCAATAACTATAAACTATATCTGAGCTTTTCAGCTTAACAAGAAAAAGCTTAAATTAGAATGAAAATTACAGTCTAATTAAGAACAAAGCTAGCATCTCAACTTACTTACTAATGACAGAAGGGCAAAATGTCAAATTAAAAGTGAACTAATTATTGAATATTGAGTAAAGATCAAATTCTATAGGTATTAATACAGGTCGCTTTACAACTACAAACTTTGCATCATTTGGGCAAAAATTTAGGTCACTTCCTAACATTGAAAATTAAGACGAAAAGTAGTTTGACCTTCATGGAAAAAAATTTATTCTACTCAAGTGACAGTCTGGACTGTCCCGCATAAAGAAAAGGAAGACAAGATTGTGCCATAAAAGTATTGCTGTGTCATAGCAAAGCACTTGCTCATGATCTCTTTACttcaactaaaataaaagtattgCTTCTTTTATGCACTCAAAAAAGTAGGACACATTTAGCTGTTGTTATCTGATACTCACATTGcatattgtattatattcaaTTTCCTTTCTTCTTTCAACTTGGACACCAAGCAAAGCATCTGCCTCCTTCTACGAGAGCCTAGAGGACAGGATTAATATCTTTACTTTCAAATCAGAAACACCAAATACAGAGTTAAGTGAAACAGTCAGCTTTTTCAGATCCCAAAGAAAGGCCAAACAAATTCATTTTCTGATTTAACAATCatgttcaagtcttcaaaatggaaAAAGGAGAAGATTGTATTCCAAATGCAGTTTCAAGTAACACAGGTATGCTAAGAGGATGGTTGAAAATTGCTTTTTTCAGTTTCTTCTCAAATGCTGTTAACTGCATATAGCAAGCTTTGACTCAATATAAGCTATTGAAGTGTTTTTGAGAATCTAACCTCACCCAGCTTACGATCTCTAAATGATGATGATTTCAGGTCCCTCAGATAAAAGCGAAAAAACTGATGATTTCAGTAGCTCCGGCAGATGCTGGAAAGCCGACAGTGAGACTAGGAAAAGCAGCAATTATTGAAGGGACCTGCTCATGGGAAAATCCTATTTACGAGACAGTGAAATTAGTCACGGATACAAAAACAggaaaatataaacaaaacatTTACTACTTTGCTGTGGCATCTGTAAGTAACAGAATTGCAATCTCCATGTATGCTCTGACCACCTTTCGGTTGGAAAATTTGCTCACTACTCACAGACATAATGTCATCTCAGGGATCATCAAAATCAGGCTTTCTGGGAGAAGTTGGTCTTGATTTTGCAGATTTGGTAGAGGCAACTGAAACCTTAGTAGTATCCCTACCCCTAATGCCATTGGAGACTGGCGCGATTTTGCATGTATGTCCTCTCTCCTCTccataacacacacacacacacacacacacacacacacacacacacacacatacatacatacaaactCTCCGGTGGTAGAGGACTTGTGACATGACTACTGAACAAGGTTTACGACTTCCTTACTTGACACCTCAAATGGGAaaggaaacaaaaaatatatgGTCTTAGAACTTTGTCATAATGTTTGCCAACTGTTAAGTCCCAAATTGATTGAGGGGAATGGGTTATGGTCTTAAGCAACCTCCCTCATGAGCTAGTTTTGTTAGTGGGTTTGCTTCAATGTCCATTTCTTAACATAGTATCAAAGCCAAACCCATCAACCCCTATTATTGTGTCTCTCAATGTTAGGTCCCCGTAATCCATGCTCCAAGCGAGTCCAGAGCATGTGGGGGAGGTTAAGTCCAACATTAGTTGAGGAAATGGGTTGTGGTCTCTTTATGTGGTCTAAGGCAATCCTCCCCCCTCATGAGCTAAGCTTTGAGGTTGTAATAAACTCAAAGTCCATTTATTATTCTAACAAAGTAAACAAAATCCTTTTATGTTTAACTATGGTATTCTAAGATATACATCTGAAACAGGTCGCAGTAAAGAATATGCAAGGAGCTCAGGAAACCAGGTAATTTAGCATTCAACGCCACAATAAACTTGTTATCAACATGGCTTCAGTTATCTACAAATTTGGATACTAAAGTAGAGTTTTAACAAAATAATCTCAGGCATACTGAAGATAGTGAAATTTCAAGGACTGAATCTCTAGATCAAAGCTTTGAAGCAGAACTAGGAAGCAATGGCCATTATGGAAACGGGCATTGTACATCTACTGAAGTAAGGTTTCATATTTATATACTTTTGCATTTCTTCATTTCACTGCATACAGAAGTATAATGTACTAACATATACACCGTTTTGGCCCTAGTTTGTGGAGCTTAAAGTTTTGAGTCTGTAGAGAAGACATACTCAAATAGTTTGGATTaaggaggaaaaataaaaagaatttagaGCAATTCCTATTTAAATACCGTAAAGATATGGCACTTGGGCCTAAATCAATTCCAAAAGCTAGCTTATGAGGAAAGgatcaagtccatataagcaaaccaccagTCCACTCAACCAATATGGGACTCTAACCCACTCCAACACCCACTTTCACGCCCACGCCTAAAGCGTGGACCAGGAGAACCCAATTATGGATGGACCTAACTCTAAACCATGAAAAGATATGATATGTGGGTCTAACTCaatcccaaaagctagctcatgaggggaggattgtccaagtccatataagcaaatgATCAGTCCCCTAACCAATGTGGGACTCTAACCCACTCTAAGAAATACTATTGGGAAGAACACAAATATGGAACAGCGAAGTTTGGGAATTGAGCCTCTCTATTTACAGCTTAATGATTCAGTCAAGTCCTCAGACTTGGAATTAAAAACCTTTTGGCATGGCTGTCACTGTAAAGATTCACTTCTCAAATAACAGTAACACAATTTCTGATATAGTTCTTAGCTTTTGCTCTTTATAAATGATCTAGAGGCAATACGAATCGAATCGGAACCTCTATACAAACTGTTGTGAAATATCGTTACATCCTCCAACATGTGTAACTGGTTTGAGGTTCACTTGTGGAGTGAACATTGGTTACAAGAAAGAGGACTGGTTTAAGTTTTCCAATACATGTAAAAGAATCTGAATAAAAGTCTCATGTGATGGGTTTTGCCAAAACCATTATAAACACTTTTGGAAATTTTATACAACAAAAAATGGGAACGTGGTAAATCTGTAACAacaatatatttattgatacACTAGTATTGTATTATTTCACCGATGGTTTTCTATGTTATGTCTTCTTTTCATCAGCTAGAATCATTTTCAGATCCCCTATCCTTATACTTTAACTTCACATATTTCCAAATAGAAAATTTCATGACTCATTTGAGAGGACACTAAAATGCAGATGACAAAGGCAATCAAATATATAATTAGGAGAGAATCAAATGTGGCGTATAATGTCTGGGTTTCGATACATCTTGCCAGTGTTGTCATAGTCAGATAGAATAACACTTCATACATGTTCATGATTCACAGAAACTATTTGTATCTCATAGCTACAAATTGCAATTAAgcctttttgtttttcttcaacAGGATGAAGAGTTGAATGAAACATTTCATTATTCCAAGCAAAACAGCCTCCCACGGGATCCTCAACCAAAAAACAGTCTTGCAAAACAGTTCACCCCACAAAATGCAGTTAACCTGCTTGAAAGACATCTACATCAGAGATCGTCCACAGATTGCTCGCTTGGCTCTGATTTAGATGGGAGTGTAACTGATACAACACACAAATCAGAGGAGGACCTTCTGAGAGACACTgcccaagaaacttcaaataaCAGTTTTGAGTCCATTAAGAATAAGGTCATAATGCTCGAGCATCAGGCAGAATTGTCAGAAATAGAACTACAGACACTCAGAAAGCAAATTGTGAAAGAGACCAAAAGGGCACAGGAACAGTCTAGACAAATTTCCAATCTAAAAGAGGAGAGAGATGTCCTTAAAATCGAATATGAGAAACTTAGGCTGAGATATACAGATGAGGTGAATGCAGTAATTTCAGATAATTCGGGAGCAGATGACAAAAATTCAGCAGGCCTATTAGAAGAAATTAGGCATAAACTTCAGAAAGAGAAGAATTTAAATAGCAAATTAATGCTGAAGCTGCAAAAAACAGAAGACTCAAATTCGGAATTGGTTCTTACAGTAAGAGACCTCAACAAAATGTTGGACCAGAAAGATGAGGACATTTTGTATCTTTCCGAAAAAGTTAGGTCCAATAAGGATTTGCTGGAGGCCGTTGCAGAAAGAACCCACCACAAGATTGGTCAGAATGAAGATAGAAAAGCTAAGGCAATTTATCAGAATGAAGATAGAAAAGCTAAGGAGCTTAAAATTGCTGATGTATCTCAAGCACTGAAGCAGACAAATGAACAACTACAGAATGAAATAGAGGTCTACAAGAAAGACAATAATGAAATGAAAGCACAGACTGACCAGCTTGAAAGCCATTGCCAAGCGTTGGAAAATGAAATAGAGGTCTGCAAGAAAGACAACAATGAAATGAAAGCACAGATGGACCAGCTTGAAAGCCATTGCCTTAAATTGGAAAATGAAATAGAGGTCTACAAGAAAGACAGCAATGAAATGAAAGCACAGAGGGACAAGCTTGAAAGCTATTGCCAAGAGTTGGAAAAGGAAAATGACGATATTAATCATAACCTAGAGCAATGTGAGCTGCAAAAGCTGAAAACGCAACAAGAACAGTCAGAATCTTTAGCCACTGTAAAGCACTTTAAACTTCAGGTAGAGAGACTAGAGGAAGAAATGAAAACACAAACGTCACAATATTCAAAATCATTGGATAAGACAAACGAACTTGAAACACATGTTTCAATGCTGGAGAGAGAACTGGAAATGCAGTCACAGGAATTTGAAGGACATCTGGAAGCAGTAACCCAAGACAAAGTTAAGCAGGAGCAGAGGGCGATTAAAGCAGAGGAAGCATTGAGAAGGGCAAGGTGGAGTAATGCTAAGGCAGCTCAGAAACTTCAGGAGGAATTAAAAAGGCTATCAGATGAAATGACATTGAAGATCGATGAGAAAGAAGAACTGGCCAATAATGCAATGATGGAAGCAAATGTTTTGCGTGCGGAGAACAAAATGTTGGAGGA encodes the following:
- the LOC107863297 gene encoding paramyosin, giving the protein MFKSSKWKKEKIVFQMQFQVTQVPQIKAKKLMISVAPADAGKPTVRLGKAAIIEGTCSWENPIYETVKLVTDTKTGKYKQNIYYFAVASGSSKSGFLGEVGLDFADLVEATETLVVSLPLMPLETGAILHVAVKNMQGAQETRHTEDSEISRTESLDQSFEAELGSNGHYGNGHCTSTEDEELNETFHYSKQNSLPRDPQPKNSLAKQFTPQNAVNLLERHLHQRSSTDCSLGSDLDGSVTDTTHKSEEDLLRDTAQETSNNSFESIKNKVIMLEHQAELSEIELQTLRKQIVKETKRAQEQSRQISNLKEERDVLKIEYEKLRLRYTDEVNAVISDNSGADDKNSAGLLEEIRHKLQKEKNLNSKLMLKLQKTEDSNSELVLTVRDLNKMLDQKDEDILYLSEKVRSNKDLLEAVAERTHHKIGQNEDRKAKELKIADVSQALKQTNEQLQNEIEVYKKDNNEMKAQTDQLESHCQALENEIEVCKKDNNEMKAQMDQLESHCLKLENEIEVYKKDSNEMKAQRDKLESYCQELEKENDDINHNLEQCELQKLKTQQEQSESLATVKHFKLQVERLEEEMKTQTSQYSKSLDKTNELETHVSMLERELEMQSQEFEGHLEAVTQDKVKQEQRAIKAEEALRRARWSNAKAAQKLQEELKRLSDEMTLKIDEKEELANNAMMEANVLRAENKMLEELLQKSEEELNSTKDHYEREVLELKASSMEIGRLNLTKSAHCKQMEQKEVRCDAEQMEKSTAEMEVEQKLTMQRELERELASVRSEAEMFLEELIPLRTEVDQKKKIEETLQSEVEKLHLQNDEMRCSTNQLKLENENLMKLVLKLQEQEDEPPAEATQDSIVAGETKCVGENIHHQGNSSTEGIIVQNGSRQIANMKRREVDSGRVAEMTNGQSQNTHDPEELRGQVAFLTERNKHMEHELKEMQERYSEISLKFAEVEGERQQLVMALRNLKSGKR